The region GACCCTGATCGTCTACCACGCGGAACCGGGGTCACCCTCGGCGGAGGGCCTGCGCCTGCTGGCCAGCTGGGGCCGGGACGCGACGAGGGCGGGTACGGGTTCCTGACCCGGCCGCCACTCCGTTCCTCGCCCTTCCCCTCGCCGTTCTCCTCGCTCCTCCACGTCTCCGTGCAGGCGAACGGCCCGCCGGAGGAGTCCCCCCGACGGGCCGTGGCGTCAGCACGTCACCGGCGGCTCACTTGCCGTAGTACGCGTTGTAGATCGAGATCGTCGACTTGTTGCCCTGCTTGTCGCTGATCTTGGCGTGGAAGGAGATCGCCGCCCCCTTCGCCGGGTTCACGACGGTGACCTTGCCGTTCTTCACCGTCAGCTTCTTCCAGGTCTTGCCGTAGTCGTACGACGCGTACACGGACAGCGTCTTCAGGTTGCTGCCGCGCGCCGCGCCCTCGACGACGACCGGGAACGTGACCTTCGTACCGGCCGTGACCTTGTTGTCCAGGCCGACCGGCGCGTTGAAGCGCACCGAGGACGCCGGGAGCTTGGCCCCGTCCACCCCCGGCTTCTTCGACCGGAACGTCCAGCTCGCGTCGATCCGCGTGGACGCCTGAGCGACCTTGACGCTGCGCTTGACGGACGTCGTCAGCTTGTACGCGGCGTCGCCCGCCGGAACCGTGAACACCTTGCCGCCGAACATCGGGTCGTCGTTCGTGCCGACCTTCTGGCCGTTGCGGTAGAGCGTCGTCGCCACCGACGTGAAGTCGGACGAGCCGGGGTGGCCCGCGCCGTCGGAGAACAGCGGCACCAGACCGTAGATGGAGTTGCCGTCACGGTAGATGCCGTAGTCCGGGAGCAGCCGAGGCCCGAAGACGGCGGTGTTCCAGGTGCGCGCGTACGTGCCGCCACCCTTCAGCGTCTGCGGGGTACCGAGCGTGTAGTAGGCCTCGGGGATCGAGAAGCCGTCCGCGTCCTTGCCGTTGAACTGGGTGAAGTCGAACAGCCACTGGACCTTCTCGCCCGTGGACACGTACTGGGTACGGGTGCCCGGCAGCGCCTGCTCGACGAGGGTGCCGAAGGCGAAGTCCTCGGGCAGGAAGGCGGTCGCGCTGAGCGCGCCGGTCCTGCCCGGCGCTCCGCCACCGAGTCGGTTCGACACCGTGGCGAAGTCGCTCGCCTTGAAGTGGCGGACCTTGTCGCCGGTGATCTTCTTGACCTTGGCGGTGGTGATCGCGTCGTACTCCGCGCCCGCACCCTTGCTGAACTGGCCGAACCAGGTCTGCGAGAGGCCGGTGACCTCCGCGCCGAGGTGGGCCATCCGCACGTTCGCGAAGGAGTCGAGGGACACACCGATGCCGATGCCCGGCGAGTCGTACATGTAGTCGACCATCACGCTCAGCGGCTTGGCGTCGGCGTCCGGCACCGTGATGTCCGCCGCCTTGGTGGTACGGGCGTCGATCGTCACCGAGGTGTTCTTGGTGACCGCCAGCTTCGGCTGGACCACCCAGTCGAGGCCCTCACCGCCCAGGTCGGGCTTGGTGAAGTCCTTCGCGATCCACCCGTCCAGGAGGTACGTGCCCTTGGGCAGACGCATGGTCGTGGTACCGGTGGTGGCCGTCGGAACCTGGTAGTAGCGGTCCTGGGCCAGACCCGCGTAGCCGATGACGACCGTGTTGTACTCGCCTGTCGGCTGACCGGCCTTGTCGATGTGCTTGATCGTGACGTCGTACGACTCGACCTCGCGGTTGACCGCCGCCGCCGTACGGACGCTCTGGGCGCCGACCGTCGCCGTCACGTACGAGGAGTACGCGCCGTCGAGGGTGCCGCCGAGCTTGGTGTTGACGGTGTAGCCGACCGCGGCCTTGCCGCCCGCCGGGACCTTCAGGGTCGTCGCGGCCAGCTTGAAGAAGCCGGCCGGAGCGGCCTGGCCCTTCGGGTTGGTCGCGGTCGCCGCCAGCTTCAGCGTGACGTCGGCCGTGCCGAGGTTGCGATACGTCAGCTGCTTGGTGACCGGGGTGTCGTCGGTGTGCGGCCATGCCTGCGTGCCGAAGCTCAGCGACACGGGGTCGGCGATCACGGTCTGCTTGATGGCCTTGTCGACCTGGATCCGGCCCGAACCCTGCTGGAACGGCGTGTACTTGCCGCCCTTCGCGGACCCGGTGAGCGCGCCCTTGAGCTCGGCGTACGTCCAGGTCGGGTGCTCCTGCTTGAGGATCGCCGCCGCGCCCGCCACATGCGGCGTCGCCATCGACGTACCCGAGATGGTGAGGTA is a window of Streptomyces sp. B21-083 DNA encoding:
- a CDS encoding S8 family peptidase, which encodes MTSPASAKADAKGEQRVTSAAQKLKPTHRITLITGDRVAVDAKGRVVGLERAAGRDKIPVQIRKIDGHTLVIPADAARLVSSGKLDQRLFDVTELNKAAARRSQQKGLKVIVGYSGAATATKADVRQAGTLRQTLKSLNADAVQTPQKDTPELWDAVTNGDKTAAGIAHIWLDGTRTASLDKSVPQIGAPKAWAAGYDGKGVKIAVLDTGVDATHPDLKNQVIEAKNFSTAATTADKVGHGTHVASIAAGTGAKSGGKYKGVAPGAKIISGKVLDDTGSGDDSGILAGMEWAAAEGAQVVNLSLGGQDTPEVDPLEAMVNKLSAEKGILFAIAAGNSGPESVGSPGSADAALTVGAVDDKDLLADFSSTGPRLGDGAIKPDVTAPGVDITAAAAPGSLIDEEVGEKPPGYLTISGTSMATPHVAGAAAILKQEHPTWTYAELKGALTGSAKGGKYTPFQQGSGRIQVDKAIKQTVIADPVSLSFGTQAWPHTDDTPVTKQLTYRNLGTADVTLKLAATATNPKGQAAPAGFFKLAATTLKVPAGGKAAVGYTVNTKLGGTLDGAYSSYVTATVGAQSVRTAAAVNREVESYDVTIKHIDKAGQPTGEYNTVVIGYAGLAQDRYYQVPTATTGTTTMRLPKGTYLLDGWIAKDFTKPDLGGEGLDWVVQPKLAVTKNTSVTIDARTTKAADITVPDADAKPLSVMVDYMYDSPGIGIGVSLDSFANVRMAHLGAEVTGLSQTWFGQFSKGAGAEYDAITTAKVKKITGDKVRHFKASDFATVSNRLGGGAPGRTGALSATAFLPEDFAFGTLVEQALPGTRTQYVSTGEKVQWLFDFTQFNGKDADGFSIPEAYYTLGTPQTLKGGGTYARTWNTAVFGPRLLPDYGIYRDGNSIYGLVPLFSDGAGHPGSSDFTSVATTLYRNGQKVGTNDDPMFGGKVFTVPAGDAAYKLTTSVKRSVKVAQASTRIDASWTFRSKKPGVDGAKLPASSVRFNAPVGLDNKVTAGTKVTFPVVVEGAARGSNLKTLSVYASYDYGKTWKKLTVKNGKVTVVNPAKGAAISFHAKISDKQGNKSTISIYNAYYGK